A stretch of the Argentina anserina chromosome 6, drPotAnse1.1, whole genome shotgun sequence genome encodes the following:
- the LOC126798693 gene encoding 60S ribosomal protein L3-like, giving the protein MSHRKFEHPRHGSLGFLPRKRAARHRGKVKAFPKDDPSKPCKLTAFLGYKAGMTHIVRDVEKPGSKLHKKETCEAVTIIEVPPMVVVGVVGYVKTPRGLRSLNTVWAQHLSEEVKRRFYKNWCKSKKKAFAKYSKTYDTDEGKKNIEGQFEKLIKYSTVIRVLAHTQIRKMKGLKQKKAHLMEIQVNGGTIAQKVEFAKSFFEKQIPIDAVFQKDEMIDIIGVTKGKGYEGVVTRWGVTRLPRKTHRGLRKVACIGAWHPARVSFTVARAGQNGYHHRTEMNKKIYKLGKAGQESHTAVTEFDRTEKDITPIGGFPHYGVVKDDYILIKGCCVGPKKRVVTLRQSLLKQTSRLALEDIKLKFIDTSSKFGHGRFQTTQEKQKYYGRLKA; this is encoded by the exons atgtcGCACAGGAAGTTTGAGCACCCCAGACATGGATCCCTTGGATTTCTCCCAAGGAAGCGAGCCGCCCGTCACAGAGGAAAAG TGAAGGCTTTCCCCAAGGATGACCCATCCAAGCCCTGCAAGCTTACGGCTTTTCTTGGTTACAAGGCTGGGATGACTCACATCGTCAGGGATGTCGAGAAGCCTGGCTCAA AGCTTCACAAGAAGGAGACTTGCGAGGCTGTGACCATCATCGAGGTGCCTCCAATGGTGGTTGTGGGCGTTGTGGGTTATGTCAAGACACCCCGTGGCCTTCGTTCCTTGAACACTGTGTGGGCTCAGCATCTCAGTGAGGAGGTTAAGAGGAGGTTCTACAAGAACTGGTGCAAGTCCAAGAAGAAGGCCTTCGCGAAATACTCCAAGACGTATGACACTGATGAAGGAAAGAAGAACATTGAAGGACAGTTTGAGAAATTGATTAAATATTCTACTGTTATTCGTGTTTTGGCTCACACTCAG ATTCGCAAGATGAAGGGATTGAAGCAGAAGAAAGCTCATCTTATGGAGATCCAGGTTAATGGTGGCACCATTGCTCAGAAGGTTGAATTTGCAAAAAGCTTTTTTGAGAAGCAAATCCCTATTGATGCTGTTTTCCAGAAAGATGAGATGATTGATATCATTGGTGTAACAAAGGGTAAAGGTTATGAAGGTGTAGTTACTCGTTGGGGTGTAACCCGTCTTCCTCGTAAGACTCATAGGGGTCTTCGTAAGGTCGCCTGTATTGGTGCCTGGCATCCTGCTAGAGTCTCATTTACAGTTGCGAGGGCTGGTCAGAATGGATACCATCACCGTACTGAAATGAACAAGAAAATATACAAGCTTGGAAAGGCTGGACAAGAGTCTCACACTGCTGTCACTGAGTTTGACAG GACTGAGAAAGACATCACTCCAATTGGTGGCTTCCCCCATTATGGTGTGGTAAAAGATGACTATATTCTAATCAAGGGATGCTGTGTTGGACCCAAGAAGAGGGTTGTTACCCTTCGCCAGTCCCTGCTCAAGCAGACATCTCGTCTTGCTCTCGAGGATATCAAGCTGAAGTTCATCGATACTTCCTCAAAGTTCGGGCATGGTCGCTTCCAGACTACACAGGAGAAACAGAAGTACTATGGACGACTCAAGGCATAA